In Vibrio sp. 10N, the following proteins share a genomic window:
- the ccmE gene encoding cytochrome c maturation protein CcmE has translation MTPRRKKRLGIILAIFVGISATVGLILYALNQNMDLFYTPTELVNGKDNGVKPEIGQRLRIGGMVVAGSVSRDSESLRVSFDLADVGPKVTVVYDGILPDLFREGQGIVAQGVLIEPTKIEAFEVLAKHDEEYMPPEIAEAMKKTHEPLQYSKEQKQGSGL, from the coding sequence ATGACCCCAAGACGTAAGAAAAGGCTTGGCATTATTTTAGCCATTTTCGTTGGCATCAGTGCGACGGTTGGGTTGATTCTCTATGCACTTAATCAAAACATGGATTTGTTCTACACACCGACGGAGTTGGTGAACGGTAAAGATAACGGCGTTAAACCAGAAATTGGCCAGCGCCTTCGTATCGGCGGCATGGTTGTGGCTGGCTCTGTAAGCCGTGACTCTGAGTCACTACGAGTGAGCTTTGATTTGGCGGATGTCGGTCCTAAGGTTACCGTTGTTTATGATGGCATTCTTCCTGACTTGTTCCGTGAAGGCCAAGGTATTGTTGCTCAAGGCGTATTGATTGAACCGACGAAAATCGAGGCATTCGAAGTCCTTGCTAAGCACGATGAGGAATATATGCCACCTGAAATTGCTGAAGCGATGAAGAAAACTCACGAGCCGCTGCAGTACTCTAAAGAACAAAAACAAGGAAGCGGTCTATGA
- the ccmD gene encoding heme exporter protein CcmD: MHFESLSDFFAMGGYAAYVWSAFGITFLSMFILLFTSVSRGKKLLKDVQAKVDRQARIEAAKNMENTL, encoded by the coding sequence ATGCATTTTGAATCCTTGAGTGACTTTTTTGCCATGGGCGGCTACGCAGCATATGTGTGGAGTGCCTTCGGTATCACTTTCTTATCGATGTTTATTCTTTTGTTTACCAGCGTGTCACGCGGCAAAAAACTGCTTAAAGATGTGCAAGCTAAAGTCGATAGACAAGCGCGCATCGAAGCGGCGAAAAATATGGAGAACACACTATGA
- a CDS encoding heme ABC transporter permease, translating to MWKWLHPYAKPETTYQLCGKLLPWFATIALLCLSIGTVWGLAFAPSDYQQGDSFRIIYIHVPSAIWSMGVYMSMAIAAFVGLVWQLKLSSMAALAMAPIGAVFTFIALLTGAVWGKPMWGAWWVWDARLTSELILLFLYLGVIALYHAFDDQKTAAKAAGILAIVGVVNLPIIHFSVEWWNTLHQGATITKFAKPSISSDMLWPLLLNIFGFAFFFGALTMIRLRNEIISKEGHRPWVVALAAQSSKKG from the coding sequence ATGTGGAAATGGCTTCATCCTTACGCCAAACCCGAAACCACTTATCAGCTGTGTGGCAAATTACTTCCTTGGTTTGCCACCATCGCATTGCTGTGCCTATCGATCGGTACCGTATGGGGGCTTGCTTTCGCGCCTTCGGATTACCAGCAAGGGGACAGCTTTAGAATTATCTATATCCATGTCCCTTCGGCAATTTGGTCGATGGGTGTGTACATGTCGATGGCCATCGCCGCTTTTGTTGGTTTAGTGTGGCAGTTAAAACTCTCTAGTATGGCCGCTCTCGCTATGGCACCTATCGGTGCGGTCTTTACTTTCATTGCGCTTCTCACTGGCGCGGTTTGGGGTAAACCAATGTGGGGCGCATGGTGGGTGTGGGATGCACGCCTGACCTCTGAGCTTATATTATTGTTCCTATACCTTGGCGTTATTGCGCTTTACCACGCGTTCGATGATCAAAAAACGGCGGCTAAAGCGGCGGGTATTCTTGCGATCGTTGGTGTGGTGAATTTGCCGATTATCCACTTCTCAGTGGAGTGGTGGAACACGTTGCACCAAGGCGCGACCATTACTAAGTTTGCTAAGCCGTCTATCTCCAGTGATATGTTGTGGCCGCTGCTGCTGAATATTTTTGGATTCGCATTTTTCTTCGGTGCGCTGACGATGATCCGTCTGCGTAACGAAATAATTAGTAAAGAAGGCCACAGACCATGGGTGGTTGCGTTGGCTGCGCAATCAAGCAAGAAGGGGTAA
- the ccmB gene encoding heme exporter protein CcmB, giving the protein MLTSMMKIIRRELLIAFRRQADIFNPLWFFIIVITLFPLSIGPEPNLLARISAGIVWVAALLSALLSLERLFKDDFQDGSLEQMMLMPIPLQLVVMAKIIAHWLLTGLPLIIISPLLAILLSLDSNTWIAVVLTLLVGTPTLSFIGAIGVALTVGLQKGGVLLSLLVLPLYIPILIFATSAIDAASLGVAYNGQLALLAAMLVGAMTLTPFAISAALRVSVN; this is encoded by the coding sequence ATGTTGACTTCCATGATGAAAATCATTCGCCGCGAACTGTTAATCGCATTTCGACGCCAAGCGGATATTTTCAATCCATTGTGGTTTTTTATCATAGTGATCACGCTGTTTCCGCTAAGTATCGGACCAGAGCCTAATCTGCTGGCGCGAATTTCAGCGGGAATCGTATGGGTAGCTGCGCTGTTGTCTGCGCTGCTCTCCCTAGAGAGGTTATTCAAAGATGATTTTCAAGATGGCTCTTTAGAGCAGATGATGCTGATGCCTATCCCGCTGCAGCTGGTGGTGATGGCGAAGATCATCGCGCACTGGTTGCTTACCGGCTTGCCACTTATCATCATTAGCCCTTTGTTGGCTATTTTGCTGTCGCTGGATAGCAATACTTGGATAGCGGTGGTACTGACCCTGTTGGTCGGTACACCAACTTTAAGTTTTATTGGAGCGATTGGGGTAGCTTTGACTGTAGGGCTACAAAAAGGAGGCGTACTGCTGAGTTTGCTGGTGCTGCCACTTTACATCCCAATTTTAATATTTGCTACGTCAGCGATTGATGCTGCCTCCCTGGGGGTTGCGTATAATGGTCAGTTAGCTTTGCTAGCGGCCATGCTGGTGGGCGCTATGACCCTGACTCCGTTTGCCATCAGCGCAGCCTTGAGAGTCAGCGTCAACTAA
- the ccmA gene encoding cytochrome c biogenesis heme-transporting ATPase CcmA, with protein sequence MLEVTNLTAIRDERVLFENLSFSLQSGDLVQIEGRNGTGKTTLMRIVAGLGDKEEGAIKWNGESIQSNREDFHQSLLFLGHQTGVKRDLTAFENLRFYQSIHAPHTSDQQIFTALTQVGLAGREDVPVAQLSAGQQRRVALARLWLSEQMLWILDEPLTAIDKQGVKVLENLFLEHANKGGIVLLTTHQDMFSDNPKLKKITLGV encoded by the coding sequence ATGTTAGAAGTTACAAATTTAACCGCGATTCGAGATGAGCGTGTACTGTTCGAAAATTTATCATTTTCGTTACAAAGCGGCGATCTCGTACAGATTGAAGGTCGCAACGGGACCGGTAAAACGACCTTAATGCGAATCGTTGCGGGATTGGGAGATAAAGAGGAAGGCGCCATCAAATGGAATGGTGAGTCTATCCAATCCAATCGAGAAGACTTCCATCAATCACTGCTGTTTCTAGGTCACCAAACTGGTGTAAAGCGCGACCTCACTGCGTTTGAGAACCTTAGATTTTATCAATCGATACACGCACCTCACACTTCGGATCAACAGATTTTTACAGCGCTAACGCAAGTTGGACTTGCTGGCCGTGAAGACGTGCCTGTAGCTCAGCTATCTGCAGGTCAACAGCGCCGCGTGGCTCTAGCACGATTGTGGTTAAGCGAACAAATGTTGTGGATCCTTGATGAACCGCTGACGGCGATCGATAAGCAAGGGGTTAAAGTACTGGAAAACTTGTTTTTGGAGCATGCCAATAAAGGTGGAATCGTGTTACTGACCACGCACCAAGACATGTTTAGTGATAACCCGAAACTTAAAAAAATTACTTTGGGAGTTTAA
- a CDS encoding DUF2802 domain-containing protein — MFDAVSLTSPLLWGGVTIVVVLFVWLVKVHRSLNMHKAHTRQQKRSLEKEVEKCNKQLLEVRSVLVGLGQKVSEQEEIIVHLTERIIELENVDNDGRLYTRANKMVRLGADINELIEECELPKAEAELMLSLQKKIAGKEKVPPLNKPRSQPTRRPATSYPPQKRPR, encoded by the coding sequence ATGTTTGACGCTGTGTCTTTAACGTCACCTCTTCTTTGGGGAGGGGTGACGATTGTCGTTGTCCTTTTCGTTTGGTTGGTGAAAGTGCATCGTAGTTTAAACATGCACAAGGCACACACACGGCAACAAAAGCGATCGCTAGAAAAGGAAGTCGAGAAGTGCAATAAGCAGTTACTTGAAGTCCGTTCTGTATTGGTGGGACTTGGACAAAAGGTTTCTGAACAAGAAGAAATCATTGTTCACCTAACCGAACGTATTATTGAGCTTGAGAACGTCGATAACGACGGACGCTTGTATACTCGTGCTAATAAGATGGTTCGTTTGGGTGCTGACATTAACGAATTAATCGAAGAGTGTGAGCTCCCTAAGGCTGAAGCCGAGTTAATGCTGTCTTTGCAGAAAAAAATTGCGGGTAAAGAGAAGGTACCACCGCTTAACAAACCGCGATCTCAACCTACTCGCCGACCGGCAACGAGTTATCCGCCACAAAAACGACCTCGCTAG
- a CDS encoding chemotaxis protein CheW has product MSQTMDVELRKEQSNDEVLQWVTFQLEEETYGINVMQVREVLRYTEIAPVPGAPDYVLGIINLRGNVVTVIDTRSRFGLMQGEITDNTRIIVIESERQVIGILVDSVAEVVYLRSSEIDTTPSVGTDESAKFIQGVSNRDGKLLILVDLNKLLSEDEWDEMAYL; this is encoded by the coding sequence ATGTCTCAAACGATGGATGTTGAACTAAGAAAAGAACAATCAAACGATGAAGTTCTTCAGTGGGTCACGTTTCAACTAGAAGAAGAAACCTACGGCATCAACGTAATGCAAGTACGCGAAGTATTGCGTTACACTGAAATCGCTCCAGTACCAGGCGCACCAGATTACGTGCTAGGTATTATCAACCTGCGTGGTAACGTTGTCACTGTTATCGACACTCGCTCTCGCTTTGGTTTAATGCAAGGTGAAATTACAGACAACACACGCATCATCGTGATTGAGTCTGAGCGTCAAGTGATTGGTATCTTGGTGGATAGCGTTGCGGAAGTGGTTTACCTACGTTCATCTGAAATTGATACCACACCAAGCGTAGGTACCGATGAAAGCGCTAAATTTATCCAAGGTGTTAGTAACCGCGATGGCAAGCTGCTTATCCTTGTTGACCTTAACAAACTGCTCTCAGAAGATGAGTGGGATGAGATGGCTTACCTATAA
- a CDS encoding chemotaxis protein CheW, with protein MKADTGPLSSEQALDDYFASLLGLEQDELLLDEEQVLEDASVEPEPEPEPEPEPEPEPEPEPEPDWNATPPPLMTQPAPTVQQSVEEEFEAFAEQPDLQHLEKLFSGLQQQVDIEIEPQAEPNSVVEPSLEQPVVDTACDSEIQGWDVDTLEAEIVTKPELNELDALQSSINAQESLEVADSIEVAESVEVEAQPEIANGGGADKAWVNNERTESFQVLYFDVGGMTFAVPLDELGGIHQIGELSHLIGRPAWYLGLQSSRENQLDVVDTAMWVMPDVLKDDSYKEDYQYIVMLGESNWGLAATELKGTEQLQPVAVRWREKAGKRPWLAGMVKQQMCALVHVSELIDMLNAGLDVKSVQ; from the coding sequence ATGAAAGCTGATACTGGGCCGCTTTCAAGTGAACAGGCGCTGGATGACTACTTTGCGTCTCTGCTTGGTTTAGAACAAGACGAGTTATTGCTTGACGAAGAGCAAGTGCTTGAAGATGCTTCTGTTGAGCCAGAGCCAGAGCCAGAGCCAGAGCCAGAGCCAGAGCCAGAGCCAGAGCCAGAGCCAGAGCCAGATTGGAATGCGACACCACCACCTCTTATGACACAGCCCGCACCCACTGTGCAGCAGTCGGTGGAGGAGGAGTTTGAAGCCTTTGCCGAGCAACCCGATCTGCAACATTTGGAAAAACTGTTCAGCGGTCTTCAGCAGCAAGTGGATATTGAAATTGAACCGCAAGCTGAGCCAAATAGTGTTGTTGAGCCAAGCTTGGAACAACCGGTCGTAGATACGGCCTGTGATAGTGAGATCCAAGGTTGGGATGTTGACACGTTAGAAGCTGAGATCGTCACCAAGCCTGAACTGAATGAACTTGATGCTCTACAGTCGTCAATCAACGCTCAAGAGTCGTTGGAAGTCGCCGATAGTATAGAAGTGGCTGAAAGCGTTGAGGTTGAAGCTCAGCCTGAAATCGCTAATGGCGGCGGTGCAGATAAAGCTTGGGTGAATAACGAACGTACCGAAAGCTTTCAAGTGCTCTACTTTGATGTTGGCGGGATGACGTTCGCGGTGCCATTAGATGAGCTAGGTGGTATTCATCAAATTGGCGAGTTAAGTCATTTGATTGGGCGACCTGCTTGGTACTTAGGTCTGCAGTCGAGCCGTGAAAACCAACTTGATGTCGTCGACACAGCAATGTGGGTGATGCCGGATGTGCTCAAAGATGATAGTTACAAAGAAGACTATCAGTACATTGTCATGCTCGGTGAGAGCAACTGGGGATTGGCTGCCACAGAGCTTAAGGGCACGGAACAACTTCAGCCTGTCGCGGTACGTTGGCGTGAGAAAGCAGGTAAAAGGCCGTGGCTTGCAGGCATGGTGAAACAGCAAATGTGTGCGCTGGTTCATGTGTCTGAACTAATAGATATGCTTAACGCTGGATTAGATGTTAAATCAGTACAGTGA
- a CDS encoding AAA family ATPase, with protein sequence MIVWSVANQKGGVGKTTTTVTLAGLLSQKGNRVLLIDTDPHASLTTYLGMDSDHLSHSLFDLFQLKEFSDSRVKPLIHNTNIDNIDILPAHMSLATLDRVMGNRSGMGLILKRALMTIRDDYDYVLIDCPPILGVMMVNALAASDRILIPVQTEFLAMKGLERMVRTLAIMQKSRQRPFKVTIVPTMYDKRTRASLQTLTQLKQDYPSQVWSSAVPIDTKFRDASLKHLPASHFAAGSRGVFAYKQLLIYLERLAQDES encoded by the coding sequence ATGATCGTATGGAGTGTTGCTAACCAAAAAGGCGGTGTCGGTAAAACGACCACTACTGTTACGTTGGCGGGGCTTTTAAGCCAGAAAGGCAATCGTGTCTTGCTTATCGATACCGATCCTCATGCCTCATTGACCACTTACTTGGGTATGGATTCAGATCATCTGTCACACAGTCTATTTGATCTGTTCCAGCTTAAAGAGTTTAGCGATAGCCGAGTAAAACCGCTGATACACAATACCAATATCGATAATATCGACATTTTGCCAGCTCACATGTCGCTGGCAACACTTGATCGAGTGATGGGTAATCGTAGCGGTATGGGACTTATCCTCAAGCGCGCTCTAATGACCATTCGTGATGATTACGATTACGTGTTGATTGATTGCCCACCTATTCTTGGGGTCATGATGGTGAATGCCCTGGCGGCAAGCGATCGCATTCTAATTCCGGTCCAAACAGAATTCTTAGCGATGAAAGGCTTGGAGCGTATGGTGCGCACACTTGCGATTATGCAAAAGTCTCGTCAGCGTCCGTTTAAGGTTACCATAGTACCCACGATGTACGACAAACGTACGCGAGCATCGCTGCAAACCTTAACTCAGCTTAAACAAGATTACCCATCGCAGGTGTGGAGTTCGGCCGTACCGATCGACACTAAATTTCGCGATGCCAGCTTGAAGCATTTGCCTGCATCACACTTTGCCGCGGGAAGTAGAGGTGTCTTTGCTTATAAACAATTGCTGATTTACTTGGAGAGGCTAGCGCAAGATGAAAGCTGA
- a CDS encoding protein-glutamate methylesterase/protein-glutamine glutaminase produces the protein MSLKVLVVDDSSFFRRRVSDIINAAPRLEVIDVAVNGKEAVEKALALKPDVITMDIEMPVMDGITAVREIMSAQPTPILMFSSLTHEGAKATLDALEAGALDFLPKKFEDIARNKDEAVTLLQQRVQQIASRRALLRRSAIRRPLTAASAAPKTTARLGEESVSPKVATPAARFRSSGKSYQLTAIGTSTGGPVALQKILTKLPGNYPHPILLIQHMPATFTAAFAARLNSLCQITVKEAANGDVLQPGVAYLAPGGMQMMIEGRPGSAKIRILDGGERMNYKPCVDVTFGSAAKIYHDKVLSMVLTGMGADGREGARMLKSAGSTVWAQDEDSCVVYGMPQAVAKAGISTEDLPLDRIAERILVELKRS, from the coding sequence ATGTCGTTAAAAGTATTAGTTGTAGATGATTCTAGTTTCTTCCGTCGCCGAGTCAGTGACATTATCAATGCTGCGCCACGTCTAGAAGTTATTGACGTGGCCGTCAACGGCAAAGAGGCGGTAGAAAAAGCGTTGGCGCTTAAGCCTGATGTGATCACCATGGACATAGAAATGCCTGTCATGGATGGCATTACTGCCGTGCGTGAGATCATGAGCGCTCAGCCGACCCCTATTTTGATGTTCTCGTCATTAACGCATGAAGGCGCGAAAGCGACCTTAGATGCGCTGGAAGCGGGAGCATTAGACTTTTTACCGAAGAAGTTTGAAGACATTGCACGCAATAAAGATGAGGCGGTCACCTTGCTTCAGCAGCGCGTGCAGCAGATTGCGAGTCGCCGCGCTCTATTGAGACGCAGTGCGATTCGCAGGCCACTGACGGCGGCGAGTGCGGCTCCAAAGACAACGGCTCGACTAGGTGAAGAGTCGGTTTCGCCGAAGGTTGCAACGCCAGCCGCCCGTTTTCGCAGTAGTGGCAAGAGTTATCAGTTGACGGCGATTGGTACCTCGACAGGCGGCCCAGTTGCTCTGCAAAAAATTCTGACTAAATTACCAGGCAACTATCCTCATCCCATTCTGCTGATTCAGCACATGCCAGCGACCTTTACCGCAGCATTTGCGGCTAGGCTTAATTCGCTTTGCCAAATCACGGTGAAAGAGGCTGCTAATGGCGATGTATTGCAACCAGGCGTGGCTTATCTTGCTCCCGGTGGTATGCAAATGATGATCGAAGGGCGCCCTGGGAGTGCGAAAATCCGTATTCTCGATGGCGGTGAACGCATGAACTACAAACCTTGTGTTGATGTGACTTTTGGCTCTGCGGCTAAGATTTATCACGACAAAGTACTGTCGATGGTACTGACCGGAATGGGGGCTGATGGCCGCGAAGGTGCTCGCATGCTGAAGTCGGCAGGTTCGACGGTTTGGGCTCAAGATGAAGACTCTTGCGTGGTTTACGGTATGCCTCAAGCGGTTGCTAAGGCGGGGATCTCCACAGAAGATCTGCCCCTTGATCGTATTGCCGAGCGCATTTTGGTTGAGTTGAAGAGGTCGTAA
- a CDS encoding chemotaxis protein CheA: MSYELDEEILQDFLVEAGEILELLSEQLVELENNPEDKDLLNAIFRGFHTVKGGAGFLALTELVDTCHGAENVFDILRNGQRSVNASLMDTMLKALDTVNIQFQSVQNMEPIDPADPALLEELHRLSSPETADEAAAPPPPPPVVDVTPEPTPEVEAPAPAAEISSGGSIDDITQDEFERLLDELHGKGGSPTKSTAKPTMTVVETPAPASAPSDLPSLDITDDEFEKLLDELHGVGKGPSAADAQPSPVESAKPASAPAPAATPANDGGDLMTDEEFEKLLDELHGVGKGPSPDELDVATKPVSMNDAPVEPKPAEPAAPVAVSEPVAAPVSTEKSLPAEKKATAVATKKPQAEASVRVDTSTLDTIMNMVGELVLVRNRLVSLGLNSNDEEMSKAVSNLDVVTADLQGAVMKTRMQPIKKVFGRFPRVVRDLARSLNKDIVLEMQGEDTDLDKNLVEALADPLIHLVRNSVDHGIEMPDVRESAGKARTGKITLSASQEGDHIELAIIDDGGGMDPDKLRAIAVKRGMMDEDAASRLTDKECFNLIFMPGFSSKEKISDISGRGVGMDVVKTAINTLNGSIDIDSELGTGTKITIKVPLTLAILPTLMVGVGKNPFALPLASVNEIFHLDLSRTNVVDGQLTIIVRDKSIPLFYLQDWLAPHAGRAQQRTGHGHVVIVQIGSQRVGFVVDTLIGQEEVVIKPLDSLLQGTPGMAGATITSDGHIALILDVPDLLKQYAAASRI; the protein is encoded by the coding sequence ATGAGCTACGAATTAGATGAAGAGATCCTTCAAGACTTCTTAGTGGAAGCCGGGGAGATCCTAGAGTTACTTTCTGAGCAACTTGTTGAGCTAGAAAACAATCCAGAAGATAAAGACCTGCTAAATGCGATATTTAGAGGTTTCCACACCGTCAAAGGTGGAGCTGGATTTCTAGCGCTGACAGAGCTGGTCGACACGTGTCACGGTGCGGAAAATGTGTTCGATATTTTGCGTAACGGCCAACGCTCGGTGAATGCCAGCCTAATGGATACGATGCTAAAAGCATTGGATACCGTCAACATTCAGTTCCAATCGGTTCAGAACATGGAACCTATCGATCCTGCGGATCCTGCATTACTTGAAGAGCTTCATCGTTTAAGTAGCCCAGAGACAGCAGACGAAGCTGCTGCTCCCCCACCGCCACCGCCTGTCGTAGATGTGACGCCTGAGCCAACGCCGGAAGTAGAAGCACCCGCACCAGCGGCTGAAATCTCTTCGGGCGGTTCGATTGACGATATTACTCAAGATGAATTTGAACGTTTGTTGGATGAGCTGCATGGTAAAGGTGGCAGTCCAACGAAATCGACAGCCAAGCCAACCATGACTGTGGTGGAAACGCCAGCTCCAGCATCAGCACCGAGCGATCTCCCTTCGTTGGATATTACCGATGATGAATTTGAAAAGCTTCTCGATGAGCTGCATGGTGTCGGCAAAGGCCCATCGGCAGCGGATGCTCAACCTTCGCCTGTTGAGTCAGCAAAACCAGCTTCAGCGCCAGCTCCTGCCGCTACTCCGGCTAACGATGGCGGCGACCTGATGACTGACGAAGAATTTGAAAAGTTGCTGGATGAACTGCATGGCGTGGGCAAAGGTCCATCTCCTGACGAGCTCGATGTTGCAACCAAACCCGTTTCGATGAACGATGCGCCAGTAGAGCCAAAACCTGCTGAGCCTGCTGCTCCCGTTGCTGTATCTGAGCCGGTAGCGGCACCAGTGAGCACTGAAAAGTCGCTACCAGCAGAGAAAAAAGCCACGGCTGTTGCCACTAAAAAACCTCAAGCGGAAGCCAGTGTTCGTGTTGATACTTCAACGCTTGATACCATCATGAACATGGTGGGTGAGTTAGTACTGGTGCGTAACCGTTTGGTCAGTTTGGGGCTCAATAGCAACGACGAAGAAATGTCGAAGGCCGTTTCTAACTTGGATGTGGTGACAGCCGATTTGCAGGGTGCGGTGATGAAAACGCGCATGCAACCAATCAAGAAAGTGTTTGGCCGCTTCCCACGTGTGGTTCGCGACTTGGCTCGAAGCTTAAACAAAGACATTGTGCTTGAGATGCAAGGTGAAGACACCGATCTCGATAAGAACTTAGTGGAAGCGCTAGCGGATCCATTGATTCACTTAGTGCGTAACTCGGTTGACCATGGCATTGAAATGCCGGACGTACGTGAGTCGGCAGGTAAAGCGCGTACAGGTAAAATTACCCTGTCAGCGTCGCAAGAAGGCGATCATATTGAGCTTGCCATCATTGATGATGGCGGCGGTATGGACCCAGATAAACTGCGCGCTATTGCCGTTAAACGCGGAATGATGGATGAAGACGCTGCGTCTCGCTTGACGGATAAAGAGTGCTTCAACCTTATCTTTATGCCTGGCTTCTCAAGTAAAGAGAAAATCTCGGATATCTCTGGCCGTGGTGTGGGCATGGACGTAGTGAAAACCGCCATCAATACCCTTAATGGTTCGATTGATATCGATTCTGAGCTTGGCACAGGTACTAAGATCACCATCAAAGTGCCGCTTACGCTGGCGATTTTGCCGACCTTAATGGTTGGCGTTGGTAAAAATCCATTTGCGCTGCCATTGGCGAGTGTGAATGAGATTTTCCACCTTGATCTCAGCCGTACCAACGTCGTCGACGGTCAACTGACGATTATCGTGCGCGATAAGTCTATTCCGCTGTTCTATTTGCAAGATTGGCTTGCACCACATGCTGGTCGTGCGCAGCAGCGTACCGGACACGGCCATGTGGTTATCGTGCAAATTGGCAGTCAACGTGTTGGCTTTGTGGTCGATACCTTGATTGGTCAAGAGGAAGTGGTGATTAAGCCGCTGGATAGCTTATTGCAAGGGACACCAGGTATGGCTGGTGCAACGATTACCAGTGATGGTCATATTGCTCTGATTCTTGACGTGCCAGACTTACTTAAACAGTACGCTGCAGCATCGCGTATCTGA
- a CDS encoding protein phosphatase CheZ → MISLEQAKQLVDLLEQDKQQEADELVMMIQGGNDRKVLQEVGALTRDLHDALTEFSYDTRLNEIATDEIPEARDRLEYVINKTEVSANTTMDAVERCLPMADSLHECLTQVRPQWNELMHGRLELQQFKDLCHRIDDLLSQVEGDSTELRTQLTNILMAQDFQDLTGQIIRRVITLVSEVETRLVDILKVFSDEQQPITTKPKQATSGVEGPIINPHERDDAVASQDEVDDLLSSLGF, encoded by the coding sequence ATGATTTCATTGGAACAAGCTAAGCAACTTGTTGATTTGTTGGAACAAGACAAACAGCAAGAAGCGGATGAGCTGGTCATGATGATTCAAGGTGGGAACGACCGCAAAGTGCTCCAAGAAGTAGGTGCATTAACGCGAGACCTACACGATGCTCTAACGGAGTTCAGTTACGATACGCGTCTTAACGAAATCGCGACTGACGAAATTCCTGAAGCGCGTGATCGCCTTGAATACGTTATCAACAAGACCGAAGTCTCAGCGAATACAACCATGGATGCGGTGGAACGCTGTTTGCCAATGGCAGACAGTCTACATGAGTGTTTAACTCAGGTACGCCCTCAGTGGAATGAGCTGATGCATGGCAGGCTCGAGCTACAGCAATTTAAAGACCTGTGTCATCGCATTGATGACTTACTCAGTCAGGTGGAAGGGGACAGTACCGAACTGCGTACTCAACTGACCAATATTCTTATGGCGCAGGACTTTCAAGACCTTACTGGACAGATCATCCGCCGCGTAATCACATTAGTGAGTGAAGTGGAAACGCGGTTGGTAGACATCTTGAAAGTGTTCAGTGACGAACAACAACCAATAACTACAAAACCAAAGCAAGCGACCTCTGGCGTTGAAGGACCAATCATTAATCCTCATGAGCGTGACGATGCTGTTGCTTCGCAGGACGAAGTCGATGACTTACTGTCAAGTCTTGGGTTTTAG
- the cheY gene encoding chemotaxis response regulator CheY, translating into MKILIVDDFSTMRRIVKNLLRDLGFSNTLEADDGLTALPMLKKGDFDFVVTDWNMPGMQGIDLLRHIRADEELKHLPVLMITAEAKREQIIEAAQAGVNGYIVKPFTAATLKEKLDKIFERL; encoded by the coding sequence ATGAAAATCTTGATTGTTGACGATTTTTCAACAATGCGTCGTATCGTTAAAAACCTATTGCGCGACTTGGGTTTTAGCAACACGCTGGAAGCCGACGATGGTTTGACGGCTTTGCCAATGCTCAAGAAAGGCGACTTTGACTTTGTCGTGACTGACTGGAACATGCCAGGTATGCAAGGCATTGATTTGCTTCGTCACATTCGTGCTGATGAAGAGCTAAAGCACCTACCTGTTCTAATGATCACGGCAGAAGCTAAGCGTGAGCAAATTATTGAAGCGGCGCAAGCGGGTGTGAACGGCTACATCGTTAAGCCATTTACCGCTGCAACACTAAAAGAAAAACTAGATAAAATCTTTGAGCGTTTATAA